The Apus apus isolate bApuApu2 chromosome 4, bApuApu2.pri.cur, whole genome shotgun sequence genome contains the following window.
AGATGCTGGTGCTGACTATAAAAACACAGTGATGATGGGACTTTGTCCCAGTTTCTTAGCCTATATTTTCCTCTAGAATTCCAGAAGGATTTTGGTAAGTTGTTTACCTTTACTTCCCTTCTCCAAATGTAAAGACAAGCACTTGCATTAGTCATTAGTCCTTCCTTCAACCTGCTGCCTAGTTCCCATTGCACATTAAATCCATCTACTCTACCTTTTGGGAAATGTCTGAGCAGCATAAAGTCAATGAAGAAGAGGTAGATTTGTAGTCAGGATGGATGTGGGGCCCCAGTGGTACACCAAGGGCAGCAAATCTGAGAGGATGACACTAGTAATCTCCCACAATTAATCAGCAGTAAAAGGAATTGAGGTTTGGGTCACTTGACAGTTTGTCAATGGAAGATGTTAAGAGCTGGAGATGTAGGTTTCCAAGCGGTGTAACcacctctctttcctttcttatctctttcagtttatttctgtattaaGAGGAAAGGCAAGAAAGGAGTCAAATACAAATgtggaaatacaggaaataaatgGGGAGAGCAAAGTAGAGGCTGAGCCAGCAGCAAATGAGGCAGAGACCAGTTTACCTCTGCAGCCCCGGCCATCCCAGGCTCCCAGCACGGCCAACAAGCTGGAGTTCTCCAGGTGGGTCCGGCAGACAGTGCAGGAGCAGATCGAGTGGTGCCGCCGACTGGTGGACATCAGCGAGTCAGAGGAGGATGAGCCCACCTATTCCAGCATGGTCTCCTTGACGGATCTGGATGGGCCATGCTGGACTCGCCAGGAGGAGTGGAAGCAGGTGAGCAGCCTAAGCAGAGCCCTGTCCTTGGCGGGCTGGTGGCAcctcctgcagctttttctccATTATGAGGAATCTCAATACAAAATTCGTGGGTCAGGGCACAGACAGACCTCTCTGCGTGGTTATCCTGGCATTGCGCCCCTTGCCAGCACCAACTTATACATTGAGGTCAGGGTTAAAGACATTAAACTTCAATCCAAATAGTGGTTACTGTGTCAGCACTCACTGGAGGCTGTGGAATGTCCTGGCTAGAATGCAAAGGAGTTTAATATTAAGCCTGCTCATGGCCTTAGGATCTACTGGGTGTTGTGCCCCAGGACCTGTGTTTTGGGATGGAAAACAAGCAAGGCTCTTTGAAAACTTGGAGGCAGCAAAGGAAAGTTTTTATCAGACCCTATGGACACTCTTTTTCCCCCAGGCACTTTGGGTGTGCCTGTAGCTCCAGGCCAACAGTCATCACATCTCTGTGATGGACCAGGTCTGTGACAATCCTGTGGGACAGTAAGATGGTTTGGCTGGGATGCAGCTATCATCTCTCTTTCCTTGCTCTGTGATAATAGCAGCAGTCCAGGGAGGGACCCAAAGATAGAGCTGTATTTGCTCAGTAAACTTTGATGGGTGAAATCTGCTGGGTACACTTCATTCAGTGAACCTTTCCAATCCTTCCAGATTTTAGACATTCTCTGGAGTGACCCGATGCCTCAGGAGGGCTGCACAGTAAATACAGTGCGAGGTGGTGGCTGCTACTTTGGGCCTGACGTGACAGGGAAGATCCTTGAGAAGTACAACCTGCAGTTCCTCATCCGCTCCCACGAGTGCAAGCAAGAGGGCTACGAGTTCTGCCACAACCGGAAGGTCAGTGAGGGGCATGGGGTGAAGGATGTTTGGGTTTCCATCCTGCCAGGGTGGAGTTTCTGTGGTGGCTTGTCTCAGCTCTGTATTTCTTCTAATGAGGTTTTAGTTACACACATAAGAAATTGTTGAACAGCCTTACTGGGAGTTGCGGAAGTGTGTTGCCAGCTGAGGTCTTAGTTCAGGACAGTCTGAAGTCACCCCCTCTGCTGGGGGCATCTGCTGTGCAGGCAAAGCACATCCTTGTGCGTGGTAGCTGAGAAAAGGTCTGAACCTGTTTGTGCCATTGTCCCCACTTAACGCAGCCGTTTCTAAAGATGACCTACCGAAGGGTGTTActaagctgctgcagcagagttCTGCTCTCAGAAGATTCAGTTCATTTCAGTGACTTCAACAGGGGCACTTCTGACTCCACTCACTACAGCGGAGAGTGGAAGTTTGTCAGAAGAGCACAGGGAAGTCGTAGAAGCCCAGTGTGTGGCCAGATCCACCTGACACCAGTGCTGCCCTCAAGGAACTGGGAAGGCTTCCAGGCCAGCTGCCAccttgctcttccttttccatGGAAAACGTTGCCTTCAGTGTCTGTTGACCCCAGACAGGATCAGCTGTGTTGTTTTCACGGATGCAAGTACACATAATAGAGATGTATGTACTGACATTAAATGCCTCTCTTTTGGGCTTAGGTGCTGACCATATTTTCAGCCTCGAACTACTATGAGATTGGCAGCAACAGGGGAGCCTATGTGAAGCTGGGACCAGACCTTGTCCCCCATTTTGTTCAGTACCAGGCGAACAAGACAGCCCATACTCTCACTATGACACAAAGGCAAGGATTTACTGTTGCTCTGTATTCACCAGGTCAAAATTCCAAAAGGGAAAACTCTGGCAGCTTTGAGAAAGTTTGACACTGGAGCTGAACAAGCTGAACAGCTTGATTTACTAAGTAATAGACCTGGAGGAGGGTTCAAGCTTTGTACAGAAAAGAGGCTAAAGGGTTGACAAGGGAGCGTTACAAGGTCAGAAGGGAACTCTTTTTTTACAGACTGcttattttctgccttctctgctccatGTCCAGTTTTAACTTTTGACTCTTGCTGAGGTTCCCTTCTGCTTTGTTGCTTTGCAAATCAATGCAAGGATTCACTGCATCAGCAGAGGGGAACTGTGGTCCAGGCATGCCCTGTCACAAGCATTGCAATGCAGCTGTAGCTGTGCAGAGGGCTGAGTGAGGGCCTGGGCAATCCATGGACAGGCCAGAGGATGGGGAAGGtgcagcttctcttctgctttgtggCAAGTTCTTCatgtgcttttctcttttctgcatcCTCCAGAATCAGCAGAGTAGAGGAGTCAGCCTTTCGAGCCTTGCGGGAAAAGCTCTTTGCTCACACCTCAGCACTCATCAGCACGTTCAAGACCTATGATAAGGACAATACAGGTAAATCTGAGCTGAGGGACACATGGGTTAACTCCCTGGTAGGACAAGGTTGACATGGCCAAGTCAAGCGTGTGGCTGGTTGGGAGATTCCTCACTATAGTTTTCAGTGGCTGTTGCACAGAGAGGCTGTGTTGGACCTTGTCAGAGTGTTGGTCCTGTTTGCTGTTATTGTCTCTGTTGGCAACAGAGTGGCTGAGTGTGGTGTTATAATTGAAGGGGCCTTGGAGAAGCAAGAGGTGAGTAGCTTGGTACTAGGAGAACCCTTTGGAACTGAAGTATTGctgaagcactggaaaagaCAACCTGGAACATGTCTGTTGTGTCACTTGGGTGGTGTCTAGAGCCCCTTCGTCCCTGGAGTCTAAAAATCACTGAGAAGAAGAAAGTGAGGGATGTCTTCGGTGGGAGCTGCCTCTGTCAGAGCCTTAAGGAAGGAGCTAAGAGTTCATCCTCTGGCTGCCAGGAATGCTCTGCTGGTGCAGTGACCAAGACGTGTTGCTGAGATCTCTCCATTTGTGGGCTGGGGGAGAAAAGGGACACAACAGCTGGTGGAACAGCTTTCTTGTGGGTGGAACTGCTTTTCACTTTCTTCCCTGGCAGCAAAATTGTTCACAAAAGTCCAGTGCAGCTGTTATAGCAGCTGCTAAACTAGGTGCTTTTCCATGTTCCTGGGTCACTGAGGAGTGCAGTTGTGTATGCCATGATCTGCAGGGCAACACTGGCTGTGGGCCACAACTGATAATGAAATATCCAAGGTTAATGTCTTCCTGTTGTTCAGATGTTTGCAGCTCTGTGGCCCAGATTTACTGTGCTGACCAAAAGCTTGCTGAGGCTGGGGGGAGCAGCAAGTGCACTTGTGCCTGCAGTGGCTGATGTTGGTACAGccatgtagggttttttttcctgtgccaaAGTGCTCAAGTGTACTGTGGAAAAATGAGGCTGTTGCTGTCGGCAGCACAGCAGACTGGGCACGTGGACGGCTCcagacttttttctttgcctttgtgtgctttcagctgcctgtctcCCAGAGGTTTCTGTggctttccctttttctttcaggaaggaTCACACTGAGCAACTGGGCAACAGCAGTGGAGTCAGTcttgcagctggggctgccctggcgAATGCTGAGGCCGCAGCTGGTGCGCAGCACGGTGGACGGCACGCTGGAGTACAAGGGCTGGCTCGACGACTTGGCCCTGGAACAGCGGAGCCAAGAGGTAAGGACTCGCCCCCTTCCATCAAAACACAATGCAGGGCAGCTCACAAGACCCCCAGGTGGGGAACCAAGGATGGTATGAAAGGAGAGTGGATGGTTCCAGTTCCTGTATAATCCAAAATCAAGTCCATGGAAAAGCTTGCGTGAATTCAAGTTGTCCAGAGGCGCTCAGTCCATTGGAGAAATAACTGATGCACGTGCACTAAAACTTAAGTTTTGgatgcaggtttttttatgtaGGAGAACTATACTCTATTCTGAGTTGATCCTTCTTAATTACACCCAGCAAAACCAGCTCTGCAGTGGTTCAAAAATGTAGCCCAAGTCAGTGTCTCCTCTGCTAGCCTGGGAGAGGTCTGTATGGAAGTCACAGGCTGCTGACACGCTGTAGTGCAGAGGTGCACGGAGGGTCCAGTCACCACAAACCTGTTGCATGAGCCACAGACACTGAAGTGCATTGATGGCAAACTCTTGAGAGCagtatctatttttatttatgggAAGGTCTGCAGTAACTGCTCAGAGAAAGCTGGGAGCTGTCAGAAGGGTAGAAGGCATGTGACCATGTTGTCTTTCAGCACATCCAGTCAAGCTTGCTGGAAGTCATTTATCGAAACAGATCCAACTTGGAGACCATATTCAGGATCATAGACAGAGATCATTCAGGTAAGCAGGTGTGCAAGAGGTGTTGGTCACTGCATTGTATTCCATTCTACTTTTAGTATGGATGaaggtgtttttatttaatgatttAAAGCTTGGGTATTTCTCCTCCCTCAGTTGGGATTACTGTCTGAAGAGCTTCTGAAATGTCATTGCACGTTTCCACAAACTTGATGCATTTTGAAGGATGGCATGCAGTCCAGGTAGAGAGCTAATGAGCTGTTCTGGAGGGGGTGACGAAAGCCATGACAGTAAGGCAGCATGCTTGGGATTTTGAGAGTTACCTGCTTTCAAGGAGTCACTTCCACCAAATCACTTTGGGAAAATCACTTTgggaaagtgaaaataaaacagcttttgcCTTCTTTTGCTCTCCCAAATTACACTATGTCTCTTCACTGCTTTAAGTTGTATTTTAGCCCACGTTCTTAACACTAGGAAATTCAGTTGCAGCACATGAAATGTAGattgttttcttccctgaggTGGACAAGAGATCAAACCTGAGCAGGGGTCCCTCCTTGCATGCCGAGCAGGGACTGACTGGCAGCAGTGCCTATGGTGACCTTGTGCTGAGGTGGCTGTGCCTTTCTTCTCCACAGGTCTCATCTCATTCGAGGAGTTCCACCAAACCTGGAAGCTGTTCAGCTCCCACATGAACATTGAACTCACAGATGATGGCATCAACGACCTAGTTTGCAGCATTGATTTCAATAAGGATGGAAACATCGACTTCAACGAGTTCCTCGAAGCCTTCCGCCTTGTCAGGCAGTCACAGTAGGGAGAACCTGAGAAGGGTTGCCATACAGGCTCTAGGATCTTTTTCTATCTTTCACATGTTATgaatggaattttattttttttttgggggggtgggctAATGAACAAAGTTATTCTGCCTGGATGGTGTTTGAGTTGTTTCTGCTGTACAAACTCCTACTGCAGAGAATCCTGTATCTTTGTTTCAGTGATTTTTGTCATGAGGAAAAATGGCAGCTCTCTCTCCACTGCATGTAAtagccagctgctctgcagtacTTGGTACCAGCTGGATTTAAGGGAAGTGACCTTTTAGTTTAGTTTGGGGACTGAGGCAGCTAA
Protein-coding sequences here:
- the PPEF2 gene encoding serine/threonine-protein phosphatase with EF-hands 2 isoform X3 yields the protein MGSSSSVNANYKYSLQKSENAFKAAVLIQRWYRRHVARLEMRRRCTWRIFQSIEYACEQDQIKLHNFFSYLMDHFTPSSSKERDLHGQLDDLFLIFYKNGLPSPSKSYVFNGDFVDRGKQSLEILIILFTFLLIYPKEVHLNRGNHEDHMVNLRYGFTKEVMQKYKVHGKKILKMIHNVFCWLPLATLIDQKVLIIHGGISDTTDLDMLEKIKRNKFISVLRGKARKESNTNVEIQEINGESKVEAEPAANEAETSLPLQPRPSQAPSTANKLEFSRWVRQTVQEQIEWCRRLVDISESEEDEPTYSSMVSLTDLDGPCWTRQEEWKQILDILWSDPMPQEGCTVNTVRGGGCYFGPDVTGKILEKYNLQFLIRSHECKQEGYEFCHNRKVLTIFSASNYYEIGSNRGAYVKLGPDLVPHFVQYQANKTAHTLTMTQRISRVEESAFRALREKLFAHTSALISTFKTYDKDNTGRITLSNWATAVESVLQLGLPWRMLRPQLVRSTVDGTLEYKGWLDDLALEQRSQEHIQSSLLEVIYRNRSNLETIFRIIDRDHSGLISFEEFHQTWKLFSSHMNIELTDDGINDLVCSIDFNKDGNIDFNEFLEAFRLVRQSQ
- the PPEF2 gene encoding serine/threonine-protein phosphatase with EF-hands 2 isoform X2, which encodes MPTTSTPCRSLKMLHNFFSYLMDHFTPSSSKERDFISRMFITGESFKEAELEKYCDYESMEVPDSYTGPHLSFPLLPDHATALLEAFKQKQQLHARYVLNLLSETRKHLKQLPNISHVSTCYSEEVTVCGDLHGQLDDLFLIFYKNGLPSPSKSYVFNGDFVDRGKQSLEILIILFTFLLIYPKEVHLNRGNHEDHMVNLRYGFTKEVMQKYKVHGKKILKMIHNVFCWLPLATLIDQKVLIIHGGISDTTDLDMLEKIKRNKFISVLRGKARKESNTNVEIQEINGESKVEAEPAANEAETSLPLQPRPSQAPSTANKLEFSRWVRQTVQEQIEWCRRLVDISESEEDEPTYSSMVSLTDLDGPCWTRQEEWKQILDILWSDPMPQEGCTVNTVRGGGCYFGPDVTGKILEKYNLQFLIRSHECKQEGYEFCHNRKVLTIFSASNYYEIGSNRGAYVKLGPDLVPHFVQYQANKTAHTLTMTQRISRVEESAFRALREKLFAHTSALISTFKTYDKDNTGRITLSNWATAVESVLQLGLPWRMLRPQLVRSTVDGTLEYKGWLDDLALEQRSQEHIQSSLLEVIYRNRSNLETIFRIIDRDHSGLISFEEFHQTWKLFSSHMNIELTDDGINDLVCSIDFNKDGNIDFNEFLEAFRLVRQSQ
- the PPEF2 gene encoding serine/threonine-protein phosphatase with EF-hands 2 isoform X1, which codes for MGSSSSVNANYKYSLQKSENAFKAAVLIQRWYRRHVARLEMRRRCTWRIFQSIEYACEQDQIKLHNFFSYLMDHFTPSSSKERDFISRMFITGESFKEAELEKYCDYESMEVPDSYTGPHLSFPLLPDHATALLEAFKQKQQLHARYVLNLLSETRKHLKQLPNISHVSTCYSEEVTVCGDLHGQLDDLFLIFYKNGLPSPSKSYVFNGDFVDRGKQSLEILIILFTFLLIYPKEVHLNRGNHEDHMVNLRYGFTKEVMQKYKVHGKKILKMIHNVFCWLPLATLIDQKVLIIHGGISDTTDLDMLEKIKRNKFISVLRGKARKESNTNVEIQEINGESKVEAEPAANEAETSLPLQPRPSQAPSTANKLEFSRWVRQTVQEQIEWCRRLVDISESEEDEPTYSSMVSLTDLDGPCWTRQEEWKQILDILWSDPMPQEGCTVNTVRGGGCYFGPDVTGKILEKYNLQFLIRSHECKQEGYEFCHNRKVLTIFSASNYYEIGSNRGAYVKLGPDLVPHFVQYQANKTAHTLTMTQRISRVEESAFRALREKLFAHTSALISTFKTYDKDNTGRITLSNWATAVESVLQLGLPWRMLRPQLVRSTVDGTLEYKGWLDDLALEQRSQEHIQSSLLEVIYRNRSNLETIFRIIDRDHSGLISFEEFHQTWKLFSSHMNIELTDDGINDLVCSIDFNKDGNIDFNEFLEAFRLVRQSQ